A stretch of the Corylus avellana chromosome ca6, CavTom2PMs-1.0 genome encodes the following:
- the LOC132184020 gene encoding uncharacterized protein LOC132184020: MSTRGKRKARRGSSAVRQSTSPGSPAGQLDDSEQQDVAQLLGIQEGYLPVLPGTMEGETPVHAPYTRAGMAHTGFRVDSYPYSELRQSYEGDVERLYTQHSAGLEDTETEAQQHMAGGVQATDDPQPTNPAPDARLRPRQVRIISTDSEGNTVIEVFTILDSHRRPGVPPGKRIILEYNASCQPVGFSAVRFRRMTGDIVRSENFVRIPDDWTKVPDRTKEDIWDALMAYFFVPPEYNLEAVKNEAFKDMGSKLRTWRHELKKICASTEEDTPDTIRARLGGQTLGEYNPVDLDILLERWCTQENREYAAKMKSLRALNDSPHCTGSMSYARLTHEEAERLGHQPTRAHNYVKSHTKKGGRYPNDIVKERCEKMNELIPTDPAASSSITERTVRWAPNDAFAQAMGNKPEYAGRVRMAGPNILPVRGTIHSYYTPSQARSGNVRYSTISQDTLDRALDAERAKHKEEIDALLAENNARVAQQVAEQMAENNARVARQAAEQEAERQARFDARFRQLEEMIRFHTPPDNASPPFALVMDIVERMLWMSMIASLVENLRLFTVVYKLM; encoded by the exons ATGAGTACAAGGGGGAAGAGGAAAGCACGCAGGGGCTCGTCCGCAGTGCGGCAGTCTACGTCGCCTGGGTCTCCGGCAGGCCAACTTGATGAcagcgagcaacaagacgttgctcagcttctTGGGATACAGGAAGGATATCTACCAGTTCTTCCAGGTACGATGGAAGGGGAGACCCCTGTCCATGCTCCATACACTCGGGCAGGCATGGCCCACACCGGGTTTCGGGTTGATTCGTACCCGTACAGCGAGTTACGACAGAGTTATGAGGGCGATGTCGAGCGGCTTTACACCCAGCATAGCGCAG GTCTGGAGGACACTGAGACAGAGGCCCAGCAACACATGGCAGGTGGGGTACAGGCCACAGATGACCCGCAGCCCACCAACCCTGCTCCCGACGCTCGGTTACGCCCTCGGCAGGTCCGGATCATAA gtaCTGATTCTGAAGGAAACACCGttattgaggtgtttaccatTCTTGATTCGCACAGGCGGCCGGGAGTCCCCCCCGGCAAACGGATCATTTTGGAGTACAATGCATCATGCCAGCCCGTTGGATTTAGTGCCGTGCGGTTCAGACGGATGACCGGAGACATAGTTAGGAGCGAAAATTTCGTCCGAATACCAGACGATTGGACGAAGGTACCGGACCGTACCaaggaggatatttgggacgccttgatg GCATACTTTTTCGTTCCACCCGAGTACAACTTGGAAGCAgtaaaaaatgaagcatttaagGATATGGGCTCCAAGCTGCGGACTTGGAGGCACGAGCTCAAAAAAATATGTGCCAGTACGGAGGAAGATACGCCGGACACTATACGGGCAAGACTGGGGGGACAGACGCTAGGCGAGTACAATCCCGTCGATCTGGATATcttattggagagatggtgtacCCAGGAGAATagg GAGTACGCGGCGAAAATGAAGAGCTTGCGAGCATTAAATGATTCACCACATTGCACCGGATCAATGAGCTATGCCAGgttgacacatgaggag GCCGAACGTTTGGGCCATCAACCCACTCGTGCACACAATTATGTCAAGTCACACACGAAGAAGGGCGGTAGATATCCGAATGATattgtgaaggagagatgt GAAAAGATGAATGAGcttatacccaccgaccctgcagcATCGTCTAGCATCACAGAGAGAACGGTCAGGTGGGCGCCAAACGACGCATTCGCCCAGGCAAtgggaaataagcctgagtatgccggtagggttcggatggccggaccaaatattctgcctgtgcgggggaccatacactcatactatacaccgtcacagGCACGGTCAGGAAACGTCAGGTATTCCACGATATCACAAGACACACTTGATAGAGCGCTTGACGCGGAGAGggcgaagcacaaggaagagatcGATGCGTtgttggccgagaacaatgcgcgggtagccCAGCAAGTGGCGGAGCAGATGGCTGAGAACAATGCCCGGGTAGCGCGACAGGCAGCTGAACAGGAGGCTGAACGTCAGGCAAGGTTTGACGCCCGTTTTCGCCAACTTGAGGAAATGATCCGGTTTCACACCCCACCAGACAATgcttccccaccctttgcgctg gtaatggacaTCGTCGAGAGGATGCTATGGATGTCAATGATCGCTAGTCTGGTCGAGAATTTGAGGCTATTCACAGTTGTGTAtaagttgatgtaa
- the LOC132184021 gene encoding uncharacterized protein LOC132184021 encodes MSSQMTWTLGGISEIGANILKFSDHFLCFLKSSDHICLIQIPNPKVPPPSSLSLSLSLSRSLSLSARFSLRQLSLRPSYHSPAHSTLSGSYLSGVPLSEIQGLVVVRVLVVRDSVSLLAEYLEKWEKDDKAELVILKGAGRAFSAGGDLKMFYDGRNTKDSCLEVVYRMYWLCYHIHTYKKTQIKMDKSWMTKSRGTREYRDGCRLFVEFAVSNCRTPNGFIYCPCKCVGGLSNSIFLAFLEFINQLLPESNETLPVNTYETKRFLRDMGLGYDKISACRNDWKTKDNHAARLDLQEMGLRRTLHTFVDPQDGANT; translated from the exons atgTCGTCGCAAATGACCTGGACCCT TGGCGGGATATCTGAAATTGGCGCTAATATTCTGAAATTTTCAGaccattttttatgttttctgaaAAGTTCAGACCATATTTGTTTGATCCAAATCCCTAACCCCAAAGTCCCACCCCCttcatcactctctctctctctctctctctctcgatctctctcacTCAGCGCACGtttctctctccggcagctctctCTCCGGCCCTCCTATCACTCTCCGGCACACTCAACTCTCTCCGGTAGCTATCTCTCCGGCGTACCTCTCTCCG AGATTCAAGGACTAGTTGTTGTTCGCGTTCTCGTGGTAAGAGATTCT GTTTCTCTGCTAGCAGAATACTTGGAAAAGTGGGAGAAGGACGATAAAGCAGAGCTTGTAATACTCAAG GGTGCTGGCCGAGCATTTTCTGCTGGTGGGGATTTGAAAATGTTCTATGATGGAAGAAATACGA AGGACTCTTGCCTTGAAGTGGTCTATAGAATGTATTGGCTCTGTTATCACATTCATACCTATAAGAAAACTCAG ataaaaatggacaagagttggatgacaaagtctaggggtacaaGGGAATACAGAGATGGGTGTAGATTGTTTGTTgagtttgcagttagtaactgtagaacTCCTAatggattcatctattgcccGTGTAAG tgcgttggtggacttagtaactCGATTTTCTTGGctttcctagagttcatcaatcagttgttgCCTGAGAGTAATGAAACTCTGCCAGTTAATACGTATGAGACGAAAAGGTTTTTACGAGACATGGGGCTAGGGTATGACAAGATTTCGGCGTGCCGTAATGACT ggaaaacgaaggacaaccacGCCGCCCGtttagatttgcaagaaatgggctTGAGACGTACACTTCATACATTTGTGGACCCGCAGGATG GTGCCAATACATGA